One Ahaetulla prasina isolate Xishuangbanna chromosome 17, ASM2864084v1, whole genome shotgun sequence genomic window carries:
- the GOLPH3L gene encoding Golgi phosphoprotein 3-like isoform X2, with the protein MTTLIHRGKRVEVGRHADKRLEAEEHAVVNQTLGEEDPGDCKDIRLTLMEEILLLGLKDKEGYTSFWNDCISSGLRGGILIELAMRGRVQLEPQSMRKKRLLDRKVLIKSDAPTGDVLLDETLRHLKATEPPETVQTWIELLTGETWNPFKLQYQLRNVRERIAKNLVEKGILTTEKQNFLLFDMTTHPVTNTTEKQRLVKRLQESLLDRWRKKFGLENSEEPSGWMGRVKGCSS; encoded by the exons ATGACAACGTTGATCCATCGAGGGAAACGTGTGGAAGTCGGGAGGCATGCAGACAAGCGGCTGGAGGCCGAAGAACATGCCGTGGTCAACCAGACTTTGGGGGAAGAGGATCCCGGCGACTGCAAGGACATCCGTCTTACTCTCATGGAAGAGATCTTGCTTTTGGGTCTGAAGGACAAAGAG GGCTACACATCCTTCTGGAATGACTGCATTTCTTCGGGCCTGCGAGGGGGCATCCtaattgagctggccatgcgagGGAGGGTACAGCTGGAGCCCCAGTCCATGAGGAAAAAGCGCCTGCTGGATCGAAAG GTCCTCATCAAGTCGGATGCCCCAACTGGAGATGTGCTGCTTGATGAGACCCTCCGCCATCTCAAGGCCACCGAGCCACCCGAGACGGTGCAAACCTGGATTGAGTTGCTTACGG GTGAAACCTGGAACCCCTTCAAGCTGCAGTACCAGCTCCGCAACGTCCGCGAGCGGATTGCCAAGAACCTGGTGGAGAAGGGCATCCTGACCACCGAGAAGCAGAACTTCCTCCTCTTCGACATGACCACCCACCCGGTCACCAACACCACGGAGAAGCAGCGGCTGGTGAAGCGGCTTCAGGAGAGCCTCCTCGACAG ATGGAGGAAGAAATTTGGATTGGAAAATTCAGAAGAACCTTCGGGCTGGATGGGAAGAGTAAAAGGTTGCAGCAGCTAG
- the LOC131186548 gene encoding hepatocyte nuclear factor 6-like codes for MKFQCMKRQRGRRGGGRGGRRRRLGVFFSFLSLSLPLSPKSPQGSQGRRLASQPEQTPSPSQPLLPPPTQHLTAVKAGLPHREHDSLGGGTMNVQLSLENGGEMAVQEQDFMPGDARPLHSALQRSSLVASVLEGGDCHRAEHPLATTLHPGLGFGGDSPTSGTGNSYTTLTPLQPLHEKFHHQNHHHHHHHQCLPMGNVIGSFTLMREDRGLGAGGHFYSPYHHKDLGMGQSLSSLSSPQLVPMHNYAGHSVAPLANEKMVLGNGFEGHSAAMFGRMDQHFQREMSPTQNSTMASPNPMSQSGYGHPRPEMNSRPNPPIASQTTVLSSQLEEINTREVAQRIIAELKRYSIPQAIFAERVLCRSQGTLSDLLRNPKPWSKLKSGRETFKRMWRWLQEPEFQRMAALRLEACKRKEQDQSKVDRNHVPKRHRLVFTDIQRRTLHAIFHENQRPSKDLQITIAQQLGLELSTVSNFFMNARRRSLDKWMEEGRSPSAGSTSSSAVTCTKA; via the exons ATGAAATTTCAGTGCATGAAAAGACaacgaggaagaagaggaggaggaagaggaggaagaagaagaagattgggtgtctttttctctttcttatctctctctctccctttgtccCCAAAGTCTCCCCAAGGAAGTCAAGGAAGAAGATTAGCTTCCCAGCCGGAGCAGACACCATCGCCATCTCAGCCTCTCCTTCCTCCACCCACCCAACATCTAACCGCGGTTAAGGCTGGGCTGCCCCACCGAGAGCATGACAGCCTAGGAGGGGGAACCATGAACGTCCAGTTGAGCTTGGAGAATGGTGGGGAGATGGCCGTTCAAGAGCAGGATTTCATGCCGGGCGACGCGCGTCCCCTTCACTCGGCACTGCAGAGGTCCTCCCTGGTGGCTTCGGTGCTGGAAGGCGGCGATTGCCACCGGGCGGAACACCCCTTGGCCACCACCCTGCACCCTGGGCTTGGCTTTGGGGGGGACTCGCCCACCTCCGGCACGGGGAACAGCTACACCACTCTGACTCCTTTGCAGCCCCTTCACGAGAAGTTCCACCACCagaaccaccaccaccatcaccaccatcaaTGTCTCCCCATGGGCAACGTCATCGGGAGCTTCACCCTCATGAGGGAAGACCGAGGGCTGGGCGCCGGCGGGCATTTTTACAGCCCGTACCACCACAAAGATCTGGGCATGGGCCAGAGTTTGTCTTCGCTGTCCAGTCCGCAGCTGGTGCCCATGCACAATTATGCGGGACACTCCGTGGCGCCTCTGGCCAACGAGAAGATGGTGCTGGGCAACGGCTTTGAAGGCCACTCGGCCGCCATGTTTGGCCGGATGGACCAGCACTTCCAAAGAGAGATGTCTCCCACCCAAAACTCCACCATGGCGTCCCCCAACCCCATGAGTCAAAGTGGCTACGGCCACCCACGGCCAGAGATGAACTCTCGGCCCAACCCGCCTATCGCCAGCCAGACCACGGTCCTCTCCAGCCAGCTGGAGGAGATCAACACCCGAGAAGTGGCCCAGCGCATCATCGCCGAGCTGAAGCGATACAGCATCCCCCAAGCCATCTTCGCGGAGCGGGTCCTCTGCCGGTCCCAGGGGACCCTGTCTGACCTTTTGAGGAACCCCAAGCCCTGGAGCAAACTCAAGTCCGGGAGGGAGACCTTCAAGAGGATGTGGAGGTGGCTTCAAGAGCCCGAATTTCAGAGAATGGCAGCTTTAAGGTTAGAAG CttgcaaaagaaaagaacaagaccAAAGCAAAGTTGACCGCAACCACGTCCCCAAACGCCACCGGCTGGTCTTCACGGACATCCAGCGCCGCACCCTCCACGCCATTTTCCACGAGAACCAAAGACCTTCCAAGGACCTTCAGATCACCATCGCCCAACAGCTGGGCCTGGAGCTGTCCACCGTTAGCAACTTCTTCATGAACGCCCGGCGGAGGAGCTTGGACAAatggatggaggaagggaggtcTCCTTCCGCCGGCTCTACCTCGTCCTCGGCGGTCACTTGCACCAAAGcgtga
- the GOLPH3L gene encoding Golgi phosphoprotein 3-like isoform X1, with the protein MTTLIHRGKRVEVGRHADKRLEAEEHAVVNQTLGEEDPGDCKDIRLTLMEEILLLGLKDKEGYTSFWNDCISSGLRGGILIELAMRGRVQLEPQSMRKKRLLDRKVLIKSDAPTGDVLLDETLRHLKATEPPETVQTWIELLTGETWNPFKLQYQLRNVRERIAKNLVEKGILTTEKQNFLLFDMTTHPVTNTTEKQRLVKRLQESLLDRWVNDPHRMDRRTLALLVLAHASDVLENVFASLVDEKYDVAMNRSKDLMDRDPEGEAAKAAGTEMIWAVLAAFNKS; encoded by the exons ATGACAACGTTGATCCATCGAGGGAAACGTGTGGAAGTCGGGAGGCATGCAGACAAGCGGCTGGAGGCCGAAGAACATGCCGTGGTCAACCAGACTTTGGGGGAAGAGGATCCCGGCGACTGCAAGGACATCCGTCTTACTCTCATGGAAGAGATCTTGCTTTTGGGTCTGAAGGACAAAGAG GGCTACACATCCTTCTGGAATGACTGCATTTCTTCGGGCCTGCGAGGGGGCATCCtaattgagctggccatgcgagGGAGGGTACAGCTGGAGCCCCAGTCCATGAGGAAAAAGCGCCTGCTGGATCGAAAG GTCCTCATCAAGTCGGATGCCCCAACTGGAGATGTGCTGCTTGATGAGACCCTCCGCCATCTCAAGGCCACCGAGCCACCCGAGACGGTGCAAACCTGGATTGAGTTGCTTACGG GTGAAACCTGGAACCCCTTCAAGCTGCAGTACCAGCTCCGCAACGTCCGCGAGCGGATTGCCAAGAACCTGGTGGAGAAGGGCATCCTGACCACCGAGAAGCAGAACTTCCTCCTCTTCGACATGACCACCCACCCGGTCACCAACACCACGGAGAAGCAGCGGCTGGTGAAGCGGCTTCAGGAGAGCCTCCTCGACAGGTGGGTCAACGACCCCCACCGCATGGACAGGAGGACTTTGGCGCTGCTGGTCCTGGCTCACGCCTCGGACGTCCTGGAGAACGTCTTTGCCAGCCTGGTGGATGAGAAGTACGATGTGGCGATGAATAGGTCCAAGGATCTGATGGATAGGGACCCAGAGGGGGAGGCCGCCAAGGCAGCGGGCACCGAGATGATCTGGGCCGTGTTGGCGGCCTTCAATAAATCCTAA